Proteins co-encoded in one Bacteroidales bacterium genomic window:
- a CDS encoding O-antigen ligase family protein, producing the protein MQLLKKNIVLFVSAILFIVLNGFLIYQNLYYGILLPFVLLIVWFAFVKINILLLIIVFFTPLSVLLSDFIPETPVDLSIPTEPILAGLLLVYILKITAGQSVNKGILKHPVSISIYIYLFWMFFTSISSTMPLVSAKFFIARLWLVIPLYFMAANFFKNQEYIKKYLWAFIIPLTVVMIYMLFNLISVGLFIKNAAHGAMNPFFNDHTSYGAIIAMFIPIIAGFLFFKGYNGQRKLLLSGLLAFYFFALTFSYSRAAWISIIAAIGVFVVVFFKVDKRLLLLGTVGMVVLFFIFQFEITDKLSKNRQDSSQDLSEHVSSISNIATDASNLERINRWNSAFNMFEEKPIFGFGPGTYMFQYAPYQMSYDRTIISTDFGDGGNAHSEYIGPLAESGMLGMLTFLGVIIMTVITGVKVYYRAKKREFKILSLVSLLGLVTYYIHGFLNNFLDTDKASVPFWGFTAIIVAIDVFHETSDKNK; encoded by the coding sequence TTGCAACTGTTAAAGAAAAATATTGTTCTTTTTGTTTCGGCAATTTTATTTATTGTTCTGAACGGGTTTTTAATATACCAAAATTTATATTACGGAATTTTATTGCCCTTTGTTTTACTAATTGTTTGGTTTGCCTTTGTAAAAATTAACATCTTACTTTTAATAATCGTTTTTTTTACCCCTCTTTCTGTTCTGTTATCAGACTTCATACCGGAAACTCCTGTTGACTTATCTATTCCTACCGAACCGATTTTAGCAGGCTTATTACTTGTTTATATATTAAAGATTACGGCAGGACAATCGGTTAATAAAGGTATTTTAAAGCATCCTGTTTCAATTTCAATTTACATATATTTATTTTGGATGTTTTTTACGAGTATCAGCAGCACTATGCCCTTGGTGTCCGCAAAGTTTTTTATTGCTCGTCTTTGGCTTGTTATACCTTTGTATTTTATGGCAGCCAATTTTTTCAAAAATCAGGAGTATATTAAAAAATATCTTTGGGCATTTATTATTCCGCTGACAGTTGTAATGATTTATATGTTATTTAATTTAATATCTGTAGGTTTATTTATTAAAAATGCGGCACACGGAGCAATGAACCCGTTTTTTAATGACCATACTTCATACGGAGCAATTATTGCAATGTTTATTCCGATAATAGCAGGCTTTCTTTTTTTCAAAGGATATAACGGTCAAAGAAAGTTGTTGTTATCCGGGTTATTGGCTTTTTACTTTTTTGCTTTGACGTTTTCATATTCAAGAGCGGCATGGATTAGTATTATTGCGGCAATAGGAGTTTTTGTCGTTGTTTTCTTTAAGGTTGATAAACGGTTATTATTATTAGGAACCGTAGGTATGGTTGTTTTGTTTTTTATCTTTCAGTTTGAAATTACTGATAAACTTAGCAAAAACCGACAAGACTCTTCGCAGGATTTAAGCGAACATGTAAGTTCAATTTCTAATATTGCAACCGATGCCTCAAATTTAGAACGCATAAACAGGTGGAACTCAGCCTTTAATATGTTTGAGGAAAAGCCAATCTTCGGTTTCGGCCCGGGAACATATATGTTTCAGTATGCTCCTTATCAAATGTCATACGACAGAACTATTATAAGTACAGATTTCGGTGACGGGGGAAATGCTCACAGTGAATATATCGGTCCGCTTGCCGAATCCGGAATGTTAGGAATGCTTACCTTTTTGGGTGTAATTATTATGACAGTTATTACAGGAGTAAAGGTATATTACAGAGCAAAAAAACGAGAATTTAAAATTTTATCATTGGTTTCTTTATTGGGTTTAGTTACTTATTATATTCACGGTTTCTTAAATAATTTCCTTGATACAGATAAAGCTTCTGTTCCTTTTTGGGGGTTTACGGCAATTATTGTTGCAATTGATGTTTTTCATGAAACATCCGATAAAAATAAATAA
- the tyrS gene encoding tyrosine--tRNA ligase, producing MSFTEEIKWRGMLHDIMPGTDEMLKKGQTSAYVGIDPTADSLHIGHLVSVMLLKHFQRAGYRPIALIGGATGMIGDPSGKSQERNLLDVDTLRYNQEAIKKQLSKFLDFSDNIENKAILLNNYDWMSKFSFLDFIRDVGKHISVNYMIAKDSVKKRMTSTDDKDAEGLSFTEFSYQLVQGYDFLHLYKEHNCKLQMGGSDQWGNITTGTELIRRMLQGKAYALTSPLITKADGGKFGKTEKGNIWLDPKKTSPYEFYQFWINTSDEDAEKYLKIFTVLEKEEIELLVKNHKEAPHTRILQNKLAEELTVMVHCKEDYDTSVAASRMLFGKGTKEQLQSLDENTFNAVFSGVPMFEIKKEILKEGINIFDLLAEKTSVFKSKGEIRRLVKDNGLSVNMEKFTNPDTLINLNFLINNKYIVIRQGKKKYSIILTD from the coding sequence ATGAGTTTTACGGAAGAAATTAAGTGGAGAGGCATGTTGCATGATATCATGCCCGGAACAGATGAAATGTTAAAAAAGGGGCAAACTTCTGCTTATGTCGGAATAGACCCTACAGCCGATTCTTTGCACATAGGTCATTTAGTAAGTGTTATGCTTTTAAAACACTTCCAAAGAGCAGGTTACCGTCCGATTGCATTAATAGGCGGTGCAACCGGAATGATTGGTGACCCTTCGGGAAAATCACAAGAAAGAAACTTATTGGATGTTGATACTTTAAGATATAACCAAGAAGCCATTAAAAAGCAATTAAGTAAATTCTTAGATTTTTCCGACAATATTGAAAATAAAGCAATCCTTTTAAACAATTACGACTGGATGAGCAAATTCAGTTTTCTTGATTTTATTCGAGATGTCGGGAAACACATTTCTGTTAATTACATGATTGCAAAAGATTCCGTAAAAAAAAGAATGACAAGTACAGACGACAAAGATGCCGAAGGCTTATCTTTTACTGAGTTCAGTTATCAGTTAGTGCAGGGTTATGATTTTCTACATTTGTATAAAGAGCATAATTGCAAATTACAAATGGGCGGATCAGACCAATGGGGAAACATTACAACCGGAACAGAACTTATTCGCAGAATGTTGCAAGGAAAAGCATACGCTCTTACAAGCCCGTTGATTACAAAAGCTGACGGAGGTAAATTCGGGAAAACAGAAAAAGGAAATATTTGGTTAGACCCGAAAAAAACATCTCCCTATGAATTTTATCAGTTTTGGATAAATACATCTGACGAAGACGCAGAAAAATATTTAAAAATTTTTACCGTTCTTGAAAAAGAAGAAATTGAATTATTGGTGAAAAACCATAAAGAAGCTCCCCATACAAGAATTTTGCAAAATAAACTTGCAGAAGAGTTAACCGTAATGGTTCACTGCAAAGAAGATTATGACACATCTGTTGCGGCTTCTCGTATGTTATTCGGAAAAGGAACAAAAGAACAATTGCAATCTTTAGATGAAAACACTTTTAATGCCGTATTTTCGGGTGTTCCTATGTTTGAAATAAAAAAAGAAATTTTGAAAGAAGGAATTAATATTTTTGACTTACTGGCAGAAAAAACCTCTGTTTTTAAATCAAAAGGAGAAATAAGACGACTTGTAAAAGACAACGGATTAAGTGTAAATATGGAAAAATTCACAAATCCGGATACACTTATTAATCTGAACTTTTTAATAAACAATAAATACATAGTAATTCGGCAAGGAAAGAAAAAATATTCAATTATTTTAACTGATTAA
- a CDS encoding Wzz/FepE/Etk N-terminal domain-containing protein produces the protein MADKSSFSNDSVDLLVFLYKKRKPIILITLIGAIASIIVSLMMTPMYKSTVVMYAASSASVSKSLLTNSGRGNMMAFGDEEETEQLLQILQSNDIVNYIVEKYNLTEHYSIDTTSKFKKTSLYKTFNSNISFSKTKLQSIQIVVYDEDPEYASNIANDISLYADTVMNKIRKKRAWDALLIVEYEYNKLNKQIQEMSDSLSTLNKLGVLEYKEQVTAYSSGLSQGIATGKISKSGIKYLENKLKELEEFGHAYNEISNFIEFEQDRLSRLKGKWVEAGVEYAQNLSYTFIVDKAFPAEKKSKPVRWLIVVMSTIATFVFSILIVAFTDFFKKFKEKVNSSK, from the coding sequence ATGGCAGATAAATCAAGTTTTAGCAACGACTCTGTTGACCTTTTAGTTTTTTTATATAAAAAGCGAAAACCGATTATATTAATAACTTTAATAGGAGCAATTGCCTCAATTATTGTTTCTTTAATGATGACCCCGATGTATAAATCGACAGTAGTGATGTATGCGGCATCGTCAGCATCAGTTTCAAAATCGCTTTTAACTAACAGCGGAAGAGGAAATATGATGGCATTCGGAGACGAAGAAGAAACAGAACAACTTTTGCAAATTTTGCAATCTAATGATATTGTAAACTATATTGTAGAAAAATACAACCTTACTGAGCATTATAGTATAGATACAACTTCCAAATTTAAAAAAACAAGTTTGTATAAAACATTTAATAGTAATATTTCATTCAGTAAAACTAAACTTCAATCAATTCAAATAGTTGTTTACGATGAGGACCCTGAATATGCATCAAATATTGCAAATGATATTTCGTTATATGCAGATACCGTAATGAATAAAATTCGGAAAAAAAGAGCCTGGGATGCATTGCTTATTGTTGAATATGAATATAATAAATTGAACAAACAAATTCAAGAAATGTCTGACTCTTTGTCAACTTTAAACAAACTTGGTGTTTTAGAGTATAAAGAACAGGTTACGGCATACAGTTCTGGTCTTTCGCAAGGAATTGCCACAGGTAAAATTTCAAAGTCAGGCATTAAATATTTAGAAAATAAATTAAAAGAGCTTGAAGAGTTCGGACATGCTTATAATGAAATTTCAAATTTTATTGAATTTGAACAAGATAGATTAAGCAGATTAAAAGGCAAGTGGGTTGAAGCCGGTGTGGAATATGCACAAAATTTATCATATACGTTTATTGTTGATAAAGCCTTTCCTGCAGAAAAGAAGTCAAAACCTGTTCGTTGGTTAATTGTTGTTATGTCAACTATTGCAACTTTTGTTTTTTCAATATTAATTGTAGCTTTTACAGATTTCTTTAAAAAGTTTAAAGAAAAAGTCAATTCTTCAAAATAA